In Pochonia chlamydosporia 170 chromosome 3, whole genome shotgun sequence, the following are encoded in one genomic region:
- a CDS encoding phosphoribosyl transferase domain-containing protein (similar to Aspergillus clavatus NRRL 1 XP_001270504.1): MVNHIESASPLAELTNQVPVAPESNVVKSPVARAHRPAAIVKPRSISQVQTCVRWALKHNVGLTILGGGHSGHCLQPNVVAIDMSAFNQVYIVTDEESKRASGNDMGLIVAGGGCKAGDIIRQSLQAGMTVPLGSRPSVGAGLWLQGGIGHLARLHGLSCDAIVGAVMVSVRSGEVFLVGHVPSQHRPRLGVRPENDGDLLWALKGAGTDFGFVVSVTFKAYAAPSYSVRNWVIPFADDAQASLKLRAFDELVTTQLPQSCSAEAHMYFEDDQLRFGVHICESSTTETTPSHVTGMSAVTELEPDEDVKGLDGVEVFEHEMCVVRLRGGYGSKTSSFKRCIFLKYVGSPHISTHLITALKTRPTPMCYLQLRHVGGAVKAVSAGATAFGCRDWNFAFVISGVWPRHQDNTETARSAVRWVYDVTEKLLPFCSGVYGADLGPDPRDTALAAKAFGPNGPRLARLKRSWDPHNVLAFACPLPPVSAPKLIILVTGESCAGKDYCADVWVSVFNSLATGRLAARSIGIGDGTKRAYAAPNQVQQRPQLPEENFLKAVDCGPDVDVLLITGVRDEWATATFAHLVPESRLLEIRVQASTQTRSLRRGCQGSDDVVDDTPSESDYTSCPTLIFNDSADSEAVEGFAKTHLTQYFHHDLHRLAAMVTPIANFPSPGITFQHVFDISQQPGGLALCTSLLQSHFVGDWRKIDNVI, translated from the exons ATGGTTAATCATATCGAATCTGCCTCCCCGTTGGCAGAGTTGACCAACCAAGTACCCGTGGCACCGGAAAGCAACGTAGTAAAGAGTCCAGTTGCCCGCGCCCACCGTCCCGCCGCGATCGTCAAACCAAGAAGCATTTCACAGGTCCAGACATGCGTCCGATGGGCGTTGAAGCACAATGTCGGCTTGACCATCCTGGGTGGCGGCCACAGCGGCCACTGCCTCCAGCCCAACGTTGTGGCAATCGACATGAGCGCCTTCAATCAAGTATACATTGTTACTGATGAGGAAAGTAAACGAGCATCCGGAAATGATATGGGGTTGATCGTGGCGGGCGGAGGTTGTAAGGCCGGGGATATTATCCGGCAAAGCTTGCAGGCGGGCATGACAGTCCCCCTCGGCAGTCGACCTAGTGTAGGAGCTGGACTCTGGTTACAGGGCGGTATCGGCCATCTGGCTAGACTACATGGGCTGTCGTGCGATGCTATCGTAGGCGCTGTGATGGTAAGTGTCAGATCGGGCGAGGTGTTCTTGGTTGGTCATGTACCGAGTCAACACCGTCCAAGACTTGGTGTACGGCCAGAAAATGATGGCGATTTACTATGGGCGTTGAAAGGTGCGGGGACGGACTTTGGTTTTGTTGTGAGCGTTACTTTCAAGGCCTACGCCGCTCCGTCGTACTCGGTTCGAAACTGGGTTATTCCGTTTGCAGATGATGCCCAAGCGAGTCTCAAGCTTAGAGCTTTCGATGAGCTTGTTACTACTCAGCTTCCCCAGAGCTGTTCAGCAGAGGCGCACATGTACTTCGAGGATGACCAGCTACGATTCGGTGTGCATATATGTGAGTCGTCAACTACTGAAACTACACCCAGTCATGTCACAGGCATGTCGGCAGTTACGGAACTGGAACCGGACGAGGATGTCAAAGGCCTAGACGGTGTTGAGGTTTTTGAGCACGAAATGTGCGTGGTTAGACTCCGTGGCGGTTACGGCAGCAAAACCTCATCATTCAAGCGATGCATCTTCCTAAAGTACGTTGGATCACCACATATCTCCACTCATCTTATCACGGCTCTAAAGACCCGTCCGACTCCGATGTGTTATCTTCAGCTTCGGCATGTTGGAGGAGCAGTCAAGGCTGTCTCAGCCGGCGCTACTGCGTTTGGCTGCCGAGATTGGAATTTTGCTTTCGTGATAAGCGGTGTCTGgcctcgtcatcaagacAACACTGAGACAGCTCGATCTGCGGTGCGGTGGGTTTACGATGTCACGGAGAAGTTGCTACCATTCTGCTCCGGCGTTTACGGAGCCGATCTCGGGCCGGATCCGAGAGACACGGCGCTAGCGGCAAAGGCTTTTGGACCGAACGGCCCGCGTCTTGCCCGGCTTAAGCGAAGCTGGGATCCGCACAATGTACTGGCCTTTGCTTGTCCACTGCCACCAGTCTCGGCACCAAAGCTCATCATTCTTGTTACCGGGGAAAGTTGTGCTGGGAAGGACTACTGTGCCGACGTCTGGGTCTCCGTGTTTAACTCTCTCGCAACCGGACGTCTCGCGGCTCGTTCCATTGGCATTGGTGATGGAACCAAGCGGGCGTATGCGGCACCG AATCAGGTGCAGCAGCGACCCCAGCTACCTGAGGAGAATTTCCTCAAGGCAGTGGACTGTGGTCCAGACGTAGACGTGCTGCTGATTACTGGGGTGAGAGATGAATGGGCCACTGCAACGTTTGCGCACTTAGTGCCAGAGAGTAGACTGCTCGAGATTCGTGTCCAAGCTAGCACACAGACACGGAGCTTGCGtcgaggctgtcaaggttccgatgatgttgtcgacGATACACCAAGCGAAAGCGACTACACCTCCTGTCCCACTCTCATTTTCAACGACTCAGCCGACTCCGAGGCCGTTGAAGGATTCGCTAAAACCCATCTAACTCAGTACTTTCACCACGACTTGCATCGGCTAGCTGCTATGGTCACCCCCATCGCCAACTTTCCAAGTCCCGGCATCACGTTCCAGCACGTGTTCGACATCTCACAGCAACCAGGAGGGTTAGCCTTATGTACGTCCTTGCTACAAAGTCATTTCGTCGGTGACTGGCGCAAGATTGATAATGTG ATTTGA